The following coding sequences lie in one Flagellimonas eckloniae genomic window:
- a CDS encoding DUF3810 domain-containing protein, which produces MRQRTKTVIVLALPIQIILVKWIGGYPELVEKYYSNGIYPGISQFLRTLFGWIPFSIGDLFYLSLCILAGRYLYKRWKTIRQKPMVFLKNIAVVLSITYFLFHLLWGMNYYRRPITEKLGIEKEYTLNELQVFTKYLIEKSNYYQTKITGDSITSVKVPYSKKEIFQKTKLGYTLLKETYPDFEYKKPSLKSSLFSLPLTYMGYGGYLNPFSNEAQVNGLMPLFRLPTVSGHEVGHQLGYSAEDATNFIGFLVTAKSDDDHFKYAAYSHSLAYCLSDLSRKDSLQFKENLQDLNPGVRKNFEEVSKFWEQYENPLEPVFKSIFNTFLKANNQEEGIKSYNSVVGLLISYHTKNGF; this is translated from the coding sequence ATGAGACAAAGAACTAAGACAGTTATTGTATTGGCCTTACCAATACAAATAATTCTTGTAAAATGGATTGGAGGCTACCCTGAGCTGGTTGAAAAATACTATAGCAATGGGATATATCCCGGTATCTCACAATTTTTGCGGACACTTTTTGGCTGGATTCCATTTTCAATAGGAGATCTTTTCTATTTGTCACTATGTATTTTGGCAGGAAGGTATTTATATAAACGTTGGAAAACCATTAGACAGAAACCAATGGTATTCCTCAAAAATATTGCCGTTGTCTTATCCATTACCTATTTTTTGTTTCACCTCCTTTGGGGAATGAATTATTACAGGCGACCCATTACTGAAAAACTGGGCATTGAAAAAGAATACACACTTAACGAACTGCAGGTTTTCACAAAATATTTGATTGAAAAATCCAATTATTATCAAACCAAAATAACAGGTGATAGTATTACTTCGGTAAAAGTTCCATATTCCAAAAAGGAAATCTTCCAAAAAACCAAACTGGGCTATACTTTATTAAAAGAAACCTATCCAGATTTTGAATACAAAAAACCAAGCCTAAAATCCTCTCTTTTTAGTCTCCCGTTAACCTATATGGGGTATGGTGGTTACTTAAACCCATTTTCCAATGAAGCTCAGGTAAACGGATTAATGCCACTTTTTCGATTACCTACGGTTAGTGGACATGAAGTAGGCCATCAACTGGGTTACTCGGCAGAAGATGCCACAAATTTTATAGGATTTTTGGTTACGGCAAAAAGCGATGATGACCATTTTAAGTATGCCGCTTACTCCCACTCACTAGCCTATTGTTTATCAGATCTGTCCAGAAAAGATAGTTTACAATTCAAAGAAAACCTACAAGACCTGAACCCCGGTGTCAGGAAAAATTTTGAAGAAGTTTCGAAGTTTTGGGAGCAATACGAGAATCCTTTGGAGCCTGTTTTTAAATCCATCTTCAATACCTTTCTAAAAGCAAACAATCAGGAAGAAGGGATCAAAAGTTATAATTCCGTGGTAGGCCTTTTAATTAGTTATCATACCAAAAACGGATTCTAG
- a CDS encoding peptidylprolyl isomerase, with translation MKQSLVLITLFSMLFFGCKSSKYTDLGDGIFADIQTSQGDIIVKLEHNKTPVTVANFVSLAEGNSPFVADSLKGKKYYDGIIFHRVMKDFMIQGGDPTGTGRGNPGYKFKDEFHDSLSHSKKGILSMANSGPKTNGSQFFITHKETPWLNGKHSVFGEVVNGMEVVDSIAGVEVVAPANKPKVDVIMNKVEIVRNGKEAKKFDAVQIMTDYFAEEEAVQAAFKKMKDDLTAEFNTQKEEAEETDSGLRIYSLVKGEGPQPKIGQKVLVNYAGWLPNGELFDSNIEEVAAKHNQLNPGRRDQGGYMPVPMEYSPEARLFPGFREGLLTMKVGDKLRLFLPSHLGLGSQGRGPIPNNSDLIFDLEVTGIQE, from the coding sequence ATGAAACAATCACTTGTTTTAATCACACTATTCTCAATGCTTTTCTTTGGATGCAAATCTAGCAAGTATACAGACTTGGGAGATGGTATTTTTGCTGACATACAGACAAGTCAAGGCGATATTATTGTTAAGTTGGAACATAATAAAACTCCAGTGACCGTTGCCAATTTTGTATCCTTAGCAGAAGGCAATAGCCCATTTGTAGCAGACAGCCTTAAAGGGAAAAAGTACTATGATGGTATTATTTTTCACAGAGTAATGAAGGATTTTATGATTCAAGGTGGTGATCCCACCGGAACGGGAAGAGGTAACCCGGGATATAAGTTCAAAGATGAGTTCCATGATTCACTGTCACATTCAAAAAAAGGCATTTTATCCATGGCAAATTCTGGTCCTAAGACCAATGGCAGTCAATTTTTCATTACACACAAAGAAACTCCTTGGCTTAATGGAAAACACTCTGTTTTTGGTGAAGTAGTAAATGGGATGGAAGTGGTTGACAGCATTGCTGGCGTTGAGGTGGTTGCACCAGCAAACAAGCCTAAAGTAGATGTGATCATGAACAAGGTGGAAATTGTCAGAAATGGCAAAGAGGCCAAAAAGTTTGATGCCGTCCAGATTATGACAGATTATTTTGCAGAGGAGGAAGCTGTTCAAGCGGCTTTCAAAAAAATGAAGGACGATCTCACAGCAGAATTCAATACACAAAAAGAAGAAGCCGAAGAAACAGATTCCGGACTAAGAATATATTCTTTGGTAAAAGGAGAAGGGCCACAACCGAAAATTGGACAAAAAGTATTGGTGAACTATGCCGGTTGGTTACCAAATGGAGAATTATTCGATAGCAATATTGAAGAAGTTGCCGCAAAGCACAACCAATTAAATCCTGGAAGAAGAGATCAAGGCGGATATATGCCCGTACCTATGGAGTATAGTCCAGAAGCGAGATTGTTCCCAGGTTTTAGGGAAGGGCTATTAACAATGAAAGTAGGAGATAAACTTAGACTTTTTCTACCTTCTCATTTAGGACTGGGTTCTCAAGGTAGGGGACCAATTCCTAACAATTCCGATTTAATTTTTGATTTGGAAGTCACAGGAATTCAGGAATAG
- the gldI gene encoding gliding motility-associated peptidyl-prolyl isomerase GldI: protein MRTVFLLFVAFLLINCGGPEPRKPVKVKSGSFFKESVERNKALLVKEEALIQELIKKDTLHTYLASPSGFWYYFETKNDTATYQPKTNDQILFSYNALTLDNDTIYSMKDIGPTSYVVDKEQLFSGLQNAVKLLKISERATFLFPSLQAYGYHGDGNSIGPRTPLKSTIELHTIIINQDSLNLKTPIQ from the coding sequence ATGAGAACCGTTTTCTTACTTTTTGTTGCATTCCTGCTGATAAATTGTGGTGGACCAGAACCACGAAAACCTGTAAAGGTAAAGTCGGGCAGTTTTTTCAAGGAATCTGTGGAACGGAATAAGGCCTTATTGGTGAAAGAAGAAGCACTGATCCAAGAATTAATAAAAAAGGATACGCTTCATACTTATTTGGCCAGTCCTTCAGGGTTTTGGTACTATTTTGAAACAAAAAATGATACCGCTACCTATCAGCCAAAAACAAACGACCAAATACTTTTTTCCTATAACGCACTTACTTTGGACAATGATACTATTTATTCAATGAAGGATATTGGTCCAACATCATACGTGGTGGATAAAGAGCAATTGTTTTCAGGCCTTCAAAATGCAGTAAAACTTCTTAAAATCAGTGAAAGGGCAACTTTCCTATTTCCATCTTTACAAGCGTATGGCTATCATGGTGACGGAAATAGTATTGGCCCTAGAACACCTTTAAAGTCAACCATAGAATTACACACAATAATTATAAATCAAGACAGTTTAAATCTAAAAACACCAATACAATGA
- a CDS encoding DHH family phosphoesterase: MNLEDITTVKSILSQPQKIVIIPHKNPDGDAVGSCLGLCSFLKEKGQKANVVAPNDYPKFLKWMPENESILNFEKENSQAKALLEEATVIFTLDFNDLSRTGQLEAILKEKQCDFIMIDHHQKPSDYARVTYSDVSMSSTCEMVYNFIEYLGGVDSITQNIATNLYTGIMTDTGSFKYRSTSSRTHRVVADLIDRGADNMKIHENVFDTNSPSRLHLMGVALSNMVILEEYNTAYITLTQEELDANDFKKGDTEGFVNYGLTLEGIIFAVIFIENKEEGIIKISFRSIGDFSVNEFARNHFHGGGHDNAAGGRSEVSMEDTITQFNTILKEYKSQLNP; encoded by the coding sequence ATGAATTTAGAGGATATCACGACAGTTAAGTCGATTCTTTCCCAACCCCAAAAAATCGTAATCATACCGCACAAAAACCCTGATGGCGATGCTGTTGGCTCATGTTTAGGGTTATGTAGCTTTCTTAAAGAAAAAGGGCAGAAAGCCAATGTGGTAGCTCCTAATGATTACCCAAAGTTCCTCAAATGGATGCCAGAAAATGAATCCATCCTAAACTTTGAAAAAGAAAATTCACAGGCCAAAGCGTTACTTGAAGAGGCCACGGTTATATTCACACTTGACTTTAATGACTTGTCCCGAACAGGACAGTTGGAGGCAATACTAAAAGAAAAGCAGTGTGATTTTATTATGATAGACCATCATCAAAAACCGAGTGATTATGCAAGAGTTACCTATTCTGATGTAAGCATGAGCTCTACTTGCGAAATGGTGTACAACTTCATAGAATATTTGGGTGGGGTGGATAGTATAACCCAAAACATCGCCACCAATCTGTATACCGGGATAATGACAGATACGGGGTCATTCAAGTATCGGTCAACCTCAAGCAGAACCCACAGAGTGGTAGCCGACTTAATAGATCGTGGAGCGGATAACATGAAAATTCATGAGAATGTTTTCGACACCAATTCACCATCCCGTTTGCATCTAATGGGAGTTGCTCTGAGTAATATGGTGATTTTGGAAGAATACAATACAGCTTACATCACTTTGACACAGGAAGAATTGGATGCCAATGATTTCAAAAAAGGGGATACCGAAGGTTTTGTAAATTATGGATTGACTTTGGAAGGAATTATTTTTGCCGTAATCTTTATAGAAAATAAAGAGGAAGGAATTATAAAGATTTCATTTCGGTCCATTGGTGATTTTTCGGTAAATGAGTTTGCAAGGAACCATTTTCATGGAGGCGGACATGACAATGCGGCTGGAGGACGAAGTGAAGTAAGTATGGAAGATACAATTACACAATTCAATACTATTTTGAAGGAATATAAAAGTCAATTAAACCCATGA
- a CDS encoding alkaline phosphatase D family protein produces MRYPILFLGLSIFLFCCKAKQDIAMNSSNGKEKSEDVFVVSFGSCNKQYLPNPFWDDILAEEPDVWIWGGDIVYADTDEMDKLKAIYAEQSNIEGYKLLKSKVPVIGTWDDHDYGLNDGGEEFSMKKGSQQLLLDFLEVPKHDERRNQEGVYASHIYETKKGKVKVLVLDTRYFRSQLEEDESPHRRYKTNLKVDATILGKIQWEWLENELQTSDADFNLILSSIQFLSQEHGFEGWGNFPREVERLNQLIAESDAKGVMVLSGDRHISEFSKTKLEGMNYPLIDFTSSGLTHSYAEFTNEPNPFRVGKVISVPSFGIITLNFEKKEAILKIMGENGVVYHQLKQAY; encoded by the coding sequence ATGCGGTATCCCATTCTTTTCTTAGGCTTGTCAATTTTCTTGTTTTGCTGCAAGGCGAAACAGGATATTGCCATGAATTCTTCAAATGGTAAAGAGAAATCAGAAGATGTTTTTGTGGTTTCTTTTGGTTCCTGCAACAAACAATACCTGCCAAATCCTTTTTGGGACGATATTTTGGCGGAAGAACCCGATGTGTGGATTTGGGGCGGTGACATTGTTTATGCGGATACAGATGAAATGGATAAGCTCAAAGCTATATATGCTGAGCAAAGCAATATAGAAGGGTACAAATTGTTGAAATCTAAAGTTCCAGTAATTGGTACTTGGGATGATCACGATTATGGTTTGAATGATGGAGGTGAGGAATTTTCAATGAAAAAAGGGAGCCAACAATTGTTATTGGATTTTTTGGAAGTTCCAAAGCATGATGAAAGAAGAAATCAAGAGGGTGTGTATGCTTCACATATTTATGAAACCAAAAAAGGTAAAGTAAAGGTTTTGGTTTTGGATACGCGTTATTTTAGAAGTCAACTCGAAGAAGATGAGAGCCCACACCGACGCTATAAAACCAATTTAAAAGTGGATGCTACTATTTTGGGTAAAATTCAATGGGAATGGCTAGAAAATGAATTGCAAACTTCTGATGCCGATTTTAACCTTATTCTTTCCAGTATTCAATTTCTGTCCCAAGAACATGGTTTTGAAGGTTGGGGCAATTTTCCAAGGGAGGTGGAAAGGTTGAATCAATTAATAGCGGAATCAGATGCAAAGGGAGTTATGGTTTTATCGGGAGATCGCCATATTTCAGAGTTTTCAAAAACAAAACTGGAAGGAATGAACTATCCTTTGATTGATTTTACCAGCAGCGGCTTAACACATTCGTATGCAGAATTTACCAATGAGCCTAATCCGTTTCGGGTTGGGAAGGTAATATCCGTGCCCAGTTTTGGAATCATCACACTCAATTTTGAGAAGAAAGAGGCCATTTTAAAGATAATGGGAGAAAATGGTGTTGTTTATCACCAATTAAAACAAGCCTATTAA
- a CDS encoding nucleoside-diphosphate kinase has product MTGNRTFTMIKPDAVENGHIGAILEKITGAGFKIVAMKYTQLSKRDAEAFYAVHNERPFFGELVEFMTRGPIVSAILEKDNAVDDFRALIGATNPEEAAEGTIRKLFASNIAENAVHGSDSDENAAIEGAFHFAGREVY; this is encoded by the coding sequence ATGACTGGAAATAGAACGTTTACCATGATTAAGCCAGATGCTGTTGAAAACGGACACATCGGTGCTATTCTGGAAAAAATTACCGGAGCGGGCTTTAAAATTGTGGCGATGAAATATACACAATTGAGCAAAAGGGATGCGGAAGCATTTTATGCTGTCCATAATGAACGCCCTTTCTTTGGTGAATTGGTGGAGTTTATGACCAGAGGCCCAATTGTATCGGCTATTTTGGAAAAAGACAATGCTGTTGATGATTTCCGTGCACTTATTGGTGCTACCAATCCAGAAGAAGCTGCCGAAGGGACCATTCGTAAATTATTTGCATCCAATATTGCAGAGAATGCGGTGCATGGTTCAGACAGTGATGAGAACGCTGCCATTGAAGGTGCCTTCCATTTTGCAGGCAGGGAGGTGTACTAA
- a CDS encoding DUF721 domain-containing protein translates to MAKRQNSHLHLSDALGEFIKENKLQKGMDKVDAKAAWEKLMGNGVNNYTTAVELRNETLFISLSSSVLREELSHGKSKIIAMLNEELGKELVKKLVLR, encoded by the coding sequence ATGGCAAAAAGACAAAATTCCCATCTTCATTTAAGTGATGCTTTAGGCGAGTTTATTAAAGAGAATAAGCTTCAGAAAGGCATGGACAAGGTTGATGCCAAAGCCGCATGGGAGAAACTGATGGGAAATGGTGTAAACAATTATACGACCGCTGTTGAACTTAGAAATGAAACGCTATTTATATCCCTGTCCTCTTCTGTACTTAGGGAAGAATTGAGCCATGGAAAGTCCAAGATCATTGCGATGCTCAATGAAGAGCTTGGAAAAGAATTGGTGAAAAAGTTGGTTTTGAGATAA
- a CDS encoding lipocalin family protein, translated as MKKILLFYVILFSLGCKNTSISKEDLSHLNGYWEISEVEFPDGTKKKYSVNPSVDFIQIEDMKGFRKKVQPKFDGNYTTSNDTESFNVSYVNEMVTLHYKNNLSAWEEKLVQLDSSYFSVLNEEGIKYSYKRFQPIVIPK; from the coding sequence ATGAAGAAAATATTGCTTTTTTATGTGATTCTATTTTCTTTGGGATGCAAAAACACATCCATTTCAAAAGAAGACCTTTCACATTTAAATGGGTATTGGGAAATTTCAGAAGTTGAGTTTCCAGATGGCACAAAAAAGAAGTATTCGGTAAATCCAAGTGTCGATTTTATTCAAATTGAAGACATGAAAGGCTTTCGCAAAAAGGTACAACCCAAGTTTGATGGCAATTATACTACATCAAATGATACTGAATCTTTTAATGTTAGCTATGTAAATGAAATGGTCACCCTTCACTACAAAAATAATTTAAGTGCTTGGGAGGAAAAATTGGTGCAATTAGATTCTTCCTATTTTTCCGTTCTTAATGAAGAAGGAATAAAATACTCCTACAAAAGATTTCAACCCATTGTAATCCCTAAATAA
- the recF gene encoding DNA replication/repair protein RecF (All proteins in this family for which functions are known are DNA-binding proteins that assist the filamentation of RecA onto DNA for the initiation of recombination or recombinational repair.) codes for MFLKHLSLVNYKNFDSKKLEFDPVINCLVGDNGVGKTNILDAIYHLSFGKSYFNPVSTQNIKHQTDFFVIEGEFEKDERTEKILCSFKRGMKKVIKRNGKAYEKFSEHIGFLPLVIISPSDRDLIIEGSDTRRKFMDGVISQSDKAYLQTLIKYNKVLVQRNSLLKYFVANNTFDSNTLTIYNEQLHTLGTEIHKKRVSFITSFTPIFKEQYAHISEKEEEIMLSYESQLLDKELIQLLEETVDKDRAIQYTSTGIHKDDLNFTIGGHPIKKFGSQGQQKSFLIALKLAQFHFIKEQAKTTPILLLDDIFDKLDEKRVSQIVALVDNDNFGQIFISDTHAERTENVVKNIRQSYKIFTL; via the coding sequence ATGTTTTTAAAGCATTTATCTTTAGTTAATTACAAAAATTTTGACTCCAAAAAATTGGAATTCGACCCTGTCATCAACTGTTTGGTTGGTGATAATGGTGTTGGAAAAACCAATATTTTGGACGCTATTTACCACCTATCCTTTGGTAAAAGTTATTTTAATCCGGTTTCTACTCAGAATATAAAACATCAAACGGATTTTTTTGTGATTGAAGGAGAGTTTGAAAAAGATGAGCGCACCGAAAAAATACTCTGCAGTTTCAAACGCGGCATGAAAAAAGTCATTAAACGCAATGGTAAGGCGTATGAGAAATTTTCGGAACATATCGGCTTTTTACCTCTGGTAATAATTTCACCTTCCGATAGAGATTTGATTATTGAAGGCAGTGACACCCGTAGAAAGTTCATGGATGGCGTTATTTCGCAATCGGATAAAGCATATCTACAAACTTTGATCAAATACAATAAGGTTTTGGTGCAGCGAAACTCCTTGTTGAAATATTTTGTGGCCAACAACACCTTTGATTCCAACACATTAACTATTTACAATGAGCAATTACATACTTTAGGAACGGAAATACATAAAAAAAGAGTCTCTTTTATTACTTCGTTCACTCCAATATTCAAAGAACAATATGCCCATATTTCTGAGAAGGAAGAAGAGATTATGCTTTCCTATGAGAGTCAACTCTTGGATAAGGAATTAATACAATTATTGGAAGAAACCGTAGATAAGGATAGGGCTATACAATATACCAGCACAGGAATACACAAAGATGACCTCAATTTTACCATAGGTGGTCATCCCATTAAAAAATTTGGAAGCCAAGGACAACAAAAGTCCTTTTTAATTGCTTTAAAACTAGCCCAGTTCCATTTTATCAAGGAGCAGGCCAAGACAACACCCATATTGTTGTTGGATGATATTTTTGACAAATTGGATGAAAAACGGGTTTCACAAATTGTAGCCTTGGTGGACAATGACAACTTTGGGCAAATATTTATCAGTGACACCCATGCGGAACGCACCGAAAATGTAGTTAAAAATATTCGGCAGAGCTATAAAATCTTTACCTTGTAA
- a CDS encoding tetratricopeptide repeat protein: MATYKKRGFKPKNKVEEAQLDEHNSTTAEVFSTLDEGASKTEAWVQKNQNYILGAIGVIAIGVLGYLGYNEFIQKPKDASAANELFYPQQYFDQALTNETAKDSLFTLALNGAEGKYGFLDIIEEYKGTKAANLAQYSAGMTYLNIQQYDKAITHLENFSSDDAVLGAMAKGGIGDAFAQLNQPEDALDYYEKAIAHNTNEYTTPRFLYKAGVVAMDLNQKEKALSFFERIKSEFSSAQEANGIDVLIGLAKS, encoded by the coding sequence ATGGCAACATACAAGAAGCGGGGCTTTAAGCCAAAAAATAAGGTTGAGGAAGCTCAATTGGATGAGCACAACAGCACAACAGCGGAGGTTTTTAGCACCTTGGATGAAGGTGCATCCAAGACTGAGGCTTGGGTTCAAAAAAACCAAAACTATATTTTGGGGGCTATTGGGGTTATTGCCATTGGTGTACTTGGATATTTGGGATACAATGAGTTTATCCAAAAACCAAAAGATGCATCAGCAGCCAATGAACTTTTTTATCCACAGCAGTATTTTGATCAGGCTTTGACAAATGAAACGGCCAAGGACTCTTTGTTTACTTTGGCACTCAATGGGGCAGAAGGTAAATATGGATTTTTGGATATTATCGAAGAATATAAAGGAACCAAAGCTGCGAATTTAGCGCAGTATTCTGCTGGAATGACCTATTTGAACATTCAGCAGTATGACAAAGCAATTACCCATTTAGAGAATTTTTCTTCGGATGATGCTGTACTAGGAGCTATGGCCAAAGGAGGAATAGGTGATGCTTTTGCACAATTGAATCAACCTGAGGATGCATTGGATTATTACGAAAAAGCAATCGCACATAATACGAATGAATATACTACCCCAAGGTTTTTATATAAAGCAGGTGTGGTTGCCATGGATTTAAATCAGAAAGAAAAGGCATTAAGTTTCTTTGAGAGAATTAAAAGTGAATTTTCTTCTGCTCAAGAAGCCAATGGCATTGATGTGCTTATTGGTCTGGCTAAAAGCTAA
- the ribH gene encoding 6,7-dimethyl-8-ribityllumazine synthase codes for MATENKNLSVYDKSTIPNAKTLRFGIVVSEWNDTITEGLYNGAIDALMDCGALAENIIRWNVPGSFELTFGCKKMLATQKIDAVIAIGSVIRGETSHFDYVCSGVTQGIKDLNIAYDVPVIFCVLTDDNLQQSLDRSGGKHGNKGTEAAIAAIKMATLG; via the coding sequence ATGGCTACTGAAAATAAAAATTTATCGGTTTACGATAAGTCAACAATCCCAAATGCGAAAACTCTTCGGTTTGGGATTGTTGTTTCAGAATGGAATGATACCATTACAGAAGGCTTATATAATGGCGCCATTGATGCATTGATGGATTGTGGTGCTTTGGCCGAGAATATTATCCGATGGAACGTTCCTGGAAGCTTTGAATTGACTTTTGGATGCAAAAAGATGCTTGCTACCCAAAAAATTGATGCGGTAATTGCCATAGGAAGTGTGATCCGGGGAGAGACCAGTCATTTTGATTATGTATGTAGTGGGGTTACCCAAGGCATTAAAGATTTGAACATTGCTTATGATGTTCCTGTTATTTTCTGTGTGTTAACGGATGATAATTTACAGCAATCCCTTGATCGCAGTGGTGGAAAGCATGGCAATAAAGGGACTGAAGCTGCTATTGCGGCTATAAAGATGGCTACTCTCGGGTAA
- the mutL gene encoding DNA mismatch repair endonuclease MutL — translation MADIIKLLPDHVANQIAAGEVVQRPASVVKELLENAIDAGATLIKLIIKDGGKALIQVVDNGLGMSETDARLSFERHATSKISNAQDLFNLQTKGFRGEALASIAAIAHVDMQTRSDAFEVGTHIKIEGSKIVFQEVVATPKGTSISVKNLFFNIPARRNFLKSNQVELRHITDEFHRVALVHPNIEFHFYNNGSEIFNLPKAKHRQRISHVFGSKMMDRLVPVNEETEVVKVSGFICKPEFAKKSRGEQFFFANNRFIKSPYLHHAVVAAFEGLIKPDTCPGYFLYLDVDPSSIDINIHPTKTEVKFDDENTMYAIIRSTIKHSLGQFNVAPVLDFEHDPNLNTPYAYKEKGAVLPKVTVDASFNPFQEVEKTSAAHTYQKQSAKGWEKLYDGLDSVNTEDFSSIAIESEGEVQGTFYSDSEENGQTGTTFQLRRKYIVSTIKSGMLVIHQNRAHERILFEKFLGEITVKEGVSQQLLFPLELSFSKQELTILKEINESLINIGFAFEAMEQETVKVTGVPLMVSESAIGTILDHLIADYKEGFEGSSISQAEMLAKALSKNLAVKTGELLNQESQLALVNDLFGCKEPTLSPFQKLTHTIISEGDIEKKFS, via the coding sequence ATGGCAGATATTATTAAACTTTTGCCAGACCATGTCGCTAACCAAATAGCAGCAGGGGAAGTGGTTCAACGCCCAGCTTCGGTAGTAAAAGAACTATTGGAGAATGCCATAGATGCCGGGGCCACCCTAATAAAATTAATCATCAAAGATGGGGGCAAAGCGTTGATTCAGGTGGTTGATAATGGCTTGGGAATGAGTGAAACCGATGCCCGATTGTCTTTTGAGCGACATGCAACTTCCAAAATATCCAATGCCCAAGATCTGTTCAACCTTCAAACAAAGGGATTTCGTGGCGAGGCTCTGGCTTCAATTGCGGCAATAGCCCATGTGGATATGCAGACTAGGTCAGATGCATTCGAAGTAGGCACCCATATTAAGATTGAGGGAAGTAAAATTGTGTTTCAAGAAGTAGTAGCAACACCCAAGGGGACCTCAATATCGGTTAAGAATTTATTTTTTAATATTCCGGCGAGGAGAAATTTCTTGAAATCCAATCAAGTAGAATTGCGCCATATTACAGATGAGTTTCATCGTGTAGCTCTGGTACATCCAAACATTGAGTTTCATTTTTATAACAATGGGTCAGAAATTTTTAACCTTCCCAAGGCAAAACATCGGCAACGAATAAGTCATGTTTTTGGAAGTAAGATGATGGATCGTTTGGTTCCCGTTAATGAGGAGACCGAGGTAGTAAAGGTATCAGGATTCATTTGTAAACCAGAGTTTGCAAAAAAGAGTAGGGGTGAGCAATTTTTCTTTGCCAACAATAGATTTATAAAAAGTCCATATCTACACCATGCGGTTGTAGCAGCTTTTGAAGGTTTGATAAAGCCTGATACCTGCCCTGGATACTTTTTATATTTGGATGTGGACCCTTCATCAATCGATATTAACATTCATCCGACCAAGACAGAGGTAAAGTTTGATGACGAGAATACCATGTATGCTATAATCCGTTCCACCATAAAACATAGTTTGGGACAGTTTAATGTAGCTCCCGTATTGGATTTTGAACATGACCCCAATTTAAACACTCCCTATGCGTATAAAGAAAAAGGGGCTGTATTACCTAAGGTTACCGTAGACGCTTCGTTTAATCCGTTTCAAGAAGTAGAGAAAACAAGTGCTGCCCATACCTATCAAAAACAAAGTGCAAAGGGTTGGGAAAAGCTGTATGATGGCTTGGATTCGGTAAATACCGAAGATTTCAGTAGCATAGCAATTGAGTCTGAAGGAGAGGTACAAGGAACATTTTATTCCGATTCAGAGGAAAACGGACAAACAGGAACGACATTTCAACTTAGGAGAAAATATATTGTAAGCACTATTAAGTCGGGTATGTTGGTTATCCATCAAAATAGGGCTCATGAACGCATACTTTTTGAAAAATTCTTAGGTGAGATCACCGTTAAAGAAGGTGTGAGTCAACAACTTTTATTTCCTTTAGAGCTTTCGTTTTCAAAACAAGAGTTGACGATTTTAAAAGAGATTAATGAAAGCCTTATAAATATTGGATTTGCTTTTGAAGCTATGGAACAAGAGACTGTAAAAGTGACAGGTGTTCCATTAATGGTTTCCGAAAGTGCGATTGGCACGATATTGGATCATTTAATTGCTGACTATAAAGAAGGCTTTGAAGGGAGTTCAATATCGCAGGCAGAAATGCTGGCAAAAGCACTTTCTAAGAATCTTGCAGTTAAGACAGGTGAGTTATTGAATCAAGAATCGCAATTGGCCTTGGTAAATGATTTGTTCGGATGTAAGGAACCTACTTTGAGTCCATTTCAAAAATTGACACACACCATTATTTCCGAAGGAGATATTGAAAAAAAATTTAGTTAG